The proteins below come from a single Desulfovibrio sp. genomic window:
- a CDS encoding glycosyltransferase, which yields MPAAPLRILVVLPMYGGSLPIGRYCASALSGLGHSVRVFEAPLLHPAFTGLRGLGLAPTQTAQLENSFLQVVSQAVWAQVQAQEPHLVLALAQAPIGRSLLQRLRRSGVRTAMWFVEDHEIFDYWKAYAPLYDVFAVIQKEPFLSMLSGIGQSNALYLPLAAQPDFHKPLELTEQEKREYGADIGFLGAGYPNRRLAFRQLVGRDFKIWGSDWDGESLLAPHVQRGGARIDADESVKIYNATRVNLNLHSSLGTAELVSKGDFVNPRTFELACMGAFQLVDRRALMPELFAQDELATFGTLEEFYAGIEYFLAHPDERHAFAARARERVLRDHTYEQRMAALLGFVEQRLGPWPLELESPGGMPPDVEAALSPEIRRDMAAMVQGLGLGPNAGFDDVINALRARSGVLTETEAALLFLDEWRRQYGKK from the coding sequence ATGCCCGCCGCTCCTCTGCGAATTCTTGTGGTGCTGCCCATGTACGGCGGCTCGCTGCCCATCGGCCGCTACTGCGCCAGCGCCCTCAGCGGGCTGGGGCACAGCGTGCGCGTGTTTGAGGCTCCCTTGCTGCATCCGGCTTTTACCGGGCTGCGCGGCCTTGGGTTGGCCCCGACGCAGACTGCCCAGCTGGAAAATTCTTTTTTGCAGGTGGTTTCGCAGGCCGTGTGGGCGCAGGTTCAGGCGCAGGAGCCGCATCTGGTGCTGGCCCTGGCGCAGGCTCCCATAGGGCGCAGCCTGTTGCAGCGTTTGCGCAGGTCGGGCGTGCGTACGGCCATGTGGTTTGTGGAAGACCACGAGATTTTTGACTACTGGAAGGCCTACGCACCATTGTACGATGTTTTTGCCGTTATCCAGAAAGAGCCTTTTTTATCCATGCTCTCGGGCATCGGGCAAAGCAACGCTCTGTATTTGCCGCTGGCGGCCCAGCCGGATTTTCACAAGCCTCTGGAACTGACCGAGCAGGAAAAGCGCGAATACGGGGCCGATATCGGCTTTCTTGGCGCGGGTTACCCCAACCGTCGGCTGGCTTTTCGTCAGCTTGTGGGGCGTGATTTTAAAATCTGGGGGTCGGATTGGGACGGCGAGAGCCTGCTTGCGCCCCACGTGCAGCGCGGCGGCGCGCGCATTGATGCGGACGAAAGCGTCAAAATCTACAATGCCACGCGCGTCAACCTGAATCTGCACTCAAGCCTCGGCACTGCGGAGCTTGTGAGCAAGGGCGATTTTGTCAATCCGCGCACGTTTGAACTGGCATGCATGGGGGCCTTTCAGCTTGTGGACAGGCGGGCGCTCATGCCCGAGCTGTTTGCGCAGGATGAACTGGCTACCTTTGGCACGCTGGAAGAATTTTACGCCGGCATCGAGTATTTTCTGGCCCATCCGGACGAACGTCATGCCTTTGCCGCCCGCGCAAGGGAGCGGGTGTTGCGCGATCATACGTACGAGCAACGCATGGCCGCCCTGCTTGGTTTTGTGGAGCAGCGCCTCGGCCCCTGGCCGCTGGAACTGGAGTCTCCCGGCGGCATGCCGCCCGATGTTGAGGCCGCGCTCTCGCCCGAGATTCGCAGGGACATGGCGGCTATGGTGCAGGGGCTTGGCCTTGGCCCCAATGCCGGATTTGATGATGTCATCAATGCCTTGCGCGCCCGTAGCGGCGTGTTGACGGAAACAGAAGCTGCCCTGCTGTTTCTCGATGAATGGCGCAGGCAGTATGGCAAAAAATAA
- the ybgF gene encoding tol-pal system protein YbgF, translated as MKTLIVVPLACVALVAGCASSDKMRQVESTSETNQKVLRETDQRLRTLEQSVNTLDTQVAQLNNRVYEVRTRGGQKTGMTVVPIIPPQPHKSAVVAPAQPESAQLTAHGPVAPNSSERPPVTPAQPAASAVPANSTAPNARTIDPAATIRPIPAAAPRETARAEAEAMPKTSAEKTPAAKTAAQQSPAEKPQAAAKGAAGAASAGSAASFALPPESASPPAASAASGKGAVQPMLPPVAVAGGNPDVPVPSVPVSDLALPPEHPGLGLPPLPGDAAAKNGAKGKAAKAAAASASAPAPAPAPAPAANAAATPAVSAQAQPAALPKSGKGEEAAYKAALQPAMSGRAADSIGRFQTFLQEYPQGRFAANAEYWIGEGYYAQGKYKDALAQFEKVNSQWPRHHKNADALLKTGMTLSRMGDKEGAAQAYKKLLSQFPNSEAAGLARSRGLAR; from the coding sequence ATGAAAACACTGATTGTTGTGCCGTTGGCCTGCGTTGCGCTGGTTGCCGGATGCGCTTCTTCTGACAAAATGCGTCAGGTGGAATCGACCAGCGAAACCAACCAGAAGGTGCTGCGCGAGACCGACCAGCGGTTGCGCACGCTGGAACAAAGCGTAAACACGCTTGATACCCAGGTTGCCCAGCTCAATAACAGGGTTTACGAGGTGCGCACCCGTGGCGGGCAAAAAACCGGCATGACCGTGGTACCCATTATTCCGCCGCAGCCCCACAAAAGCGCTGTGGTTGCGCCTGCCCAGCCGGAAAGCGCCCAGCTTACCGCGCACGGCCCGGTTGCGCCCAACAGCTCCGAGCGCCCCCCAGTCACTCCCGCTCAGCCCGCAGCCAGTGCTGTTCCAGCAAATTCCACAGCGCCCAACGCCCGTACTATTGATCCCGCCGCCACAATCAGGCCCATTCCCGCTGCCGCCCCGCGTGAGACCGCCAGGGCCGAAGCCGAGGCGATGCCCAAAACTTCTGCGGAAAAGACCCCTGCGGCAAAGACCGCTGCACAGCAAAGCCCGGCAGAAAAACCGCAAGCCGCCGCCAAGGGTGCGGCGGGGGCTGCTTCTGCCGGATCCGCTGCATCTTTCGCCCTGCCGCCCGAGTCGGCTTCACCCCCTGCGGCTTCTGCCGCAAGCGGAAAGGGGGCGGTTCAGCCCATGCTGCCGCCTGTTGCCGTAGCCGGGGGCAATCCTGATGTTCCCGTGCCTTCTGTGCCGGTCTCCGACCTTGCCCTGCCGCCCGAACATCCGGGCCTGGGCCTGCCGCCCCTGCCTGGTGATGCCGCCGCCAAAAACGGCGCAAAAGGCAAGGCTGCCAAAGCCGCTGCCGCATCTGCTTCTGCACCTGCTCCAGCTCCTGCTCCAGCTCCTGCGGCAAACGCTGCCGCCACACCTGCTGTTTCGGCGCAAGCCCAGCCCGCAGCCTTGCCCAAGAGCGGCAAGGGCGAGGAGGCCGCATACAAGGCAGCCTTGCAGCCTGCCATGTCTGGCCGGGCCGCAGACAGCATTGGCCGTTTTCAGACCTTTTTGCAGGAATACCCTCAGGGCCGCTTTGCCGCCAATGCGGAATACTGGATTGGCGAGGGCTACTACGCCCAGGGCAAGTACAAGGACGCGCTGGCGCAGTTTGAAAAGGTCAACAGCCAGTGGCCGCGCCATCACAAGAATGCCGATGCCCTGCTGAAAACCGGCATGACCCTGAGCCGCATGGGCGACAAGGAAGGTGCCGCGCAGGCGTACAAAAAGCTGCTGTCGCAGTTTCCCAACTCAGAAGCGGCGGGGCTTGCCCGGTCGCGTGGTCTGGCCCGGTAA
- the dprA gene encoding DNA-processing protein DprA produces the protein MSQPCKTLAAMDEAARKEYWASLALRHCRGLGARSAARLARHFGSAYAAVQARELWHEAGVNKGQAAELATGSWRVTAREEWDRARDLAASIVLWTDPEYPVLLRPVIDAPLLLYCRGDLSLLQSPGFAVVGSRKATKHGRSVAEYMARCLSACGIAIVSGMALGIDRVAHEAALERVGRSIGVLGTGIDMLYPVGNMTVFDEMERRGLLISEFAPGTLPHAGNFPIRNRIISGLSLGVLVVEAAQRSGSLITARLALEQNREVYAVPGPALDAHCLGCQDLVRQGAHAVFSAEDVLRDLAEQLRPFGISEGSVPGEEEGLLEDVPAPESSKAAGTSRASAPSAAGRGTADKGAAAGKPGKADEQDAPTGEHASENAPIIDDASSNACTVQPLNEGERAAAENAAAADGNADLLAHLRQHGPTHADVLADAAGLSAAAANAALVGLEMLGKVRRLPGARYEVTA, from the coding sequence ATGAGCCAGCCATGTAAAACTTTGGCTGCAATGGACGAGGCCGCCCGCAAGGAATACTGGGCCAGCCTTGCCTTGCGGCACTGCCGTGGGTTGGGCGCGCGTTCTGCTGCCCGCCTTGCGCGGCATTTTGGCTCGGCCTACGCCGCTGTGCAGGCGCGTGAACTCTGGCATGAGGCGGGCGTCAACAAGGGGCAGGCCGCTGAACTGGCTACGGGGTCGTGGCGTGTCACTGCCAGAGAAGAATGGGATCGCGCCCGCGATCTTGCCGCATCCATAGTCCTGTGGACAGACCCTGAATATCCCGTGCTGCTGCGCCCGGTTATTGACGCGCCCCTGCTGCTCTATTGCCGGGGTGATCTTTCCCTGCTGCAATCGCCGGGTTTTGCGGTGGTTGGCTCGCGCAAGGCCACCAAACATGGCAGGTCTGTGGCCGAATACATGGCGCGCTGCCTTTCGGCCTGCGGTATTGCCATTGTTTCCGGCATGGCGCTGGGCATAGACAGGGTTGCCCATGAGGCCGCGCTTGAGCGCGTTGGCCGCAGCATCGGCGTGTTGGGGACGGGCATTGATATGCTCTATCCAGTTGGAAACATGACTGTTTTTGATGAAATGGAGCGCCGGGGCCTGCTGATCTCTGAATTCGCGCCCGGCACGCTGCCGCATGCGGGCAATTTCCCCATCCGCAACCGCATTATCAGCGGGCTTTCGCTGGGAGTGCTGGTGGTGGAGGCCGCCCAGCGGTCGGGCAGTCTTATCACGGCGCGGCTGGCTCTGGAGCAAAACCGCGAAGTGTACGCCGTGCCGGGGCCTGCGCTGGATGCCCATTGCCTTGGCTGTCAGGATTTGGTGCGGCAGGGCGCGCATGCCGTATTCAGCGCCGAGGACGTGTTGCGCGATCTGGCGGAGCAGTTGCGGCCCTTTGGCATCAGCGAGGGCAGTGTTCCCGGTGAAGAGGAAGGACTGCTGGAGGATGTGCCTGCGCCGGAATCATCCAAGGCGGCAGGCACGTCCAGAGCGTCAGCACCCAGCGCAGCAGGCCGGGGCACCGCAGACAAGGGCGCGGCGGCTGGCAAACCCGGCAAGGCCGATGAGCAGGATGCCCCAACCGGGGAGCATGCCAGCGAAAATGCACCTATTATAGATGATGCCAGCAGCAATGCATGCACAGTGCAGCCCCTTAACGAGGGCGAGCGCGCCGCTGCGGAAAACGCCGCTGCCGCCGATGGCAACGCTGATCTGCTTGCGCATCTGCGTCAGCATGGCCCCACCCATGCCGATGTTCTGGCTGATGCCGCAGGGCTGAGCGCTGCGGCGGCCAATGCCGCTCTTGTGGGGCTTGAGATGCTGGGCAAGGTGCGGCGTTTGCCCGGCGCGCGCTATGAGGTGACGGCATGA
- a CDS encoding tyrosine recombinase XerC, translated as MSRAQGGQKGPVGATASPRAGGRAAPAKTAASKKSPDKQAQASLTGAATPNTQEQAAGGQRKPGPDRAKLFVDAFLAWMEVQKGASPATLKAYGSDLAQLIEFLRGQDADLGRPESVTRRHVQAYLAWLFRQGEAKSSMARKLAAVRSFFRFQQRNGVVTENVAAQVRNPRQEKRHPRALNVDETFALLDAEHGQAGTESAESARLLCRDLALAELLYGSGLRISEALGLNIDDVQLSSRVLRVMGKGSRERLAPLSDTSCESLRAWLDERPLLALPEEQALFVGSRGSRLNRREAARIVERLCRRAGLDFTVSPHSLRHSFATHLLSAGADLRSVQELLGHRRLTTTQRYTQVSLEHLMEAYDKAHPKATKK; from the coding sequence ATGAGCAGGGCACAGGGCGGGCAAAAAGGCCCGGTCGGCGCGACCGCCAGCCCAAGGGCCGGGGGCCGCGCTGCGCCGGCCAAAACAGCAGCGAGCAAAAAATCTCCGGATAAGCAAGCGCAAGCCTCGTTGACCGGGGCAGCCACGCCAAACACGCAGGAACAGGCCGCTGGCGGGCAACGCAAACCCGGCCCCGACCGGGCAAAACTCTTTGTTGATGCCTTTCTGGCCTGGATGGAAGTGCAGAAGGGGGCTTCGCCCGCTACGCTCAAAGCCTACGGCAGCGACCTTGCGCAACTCATCGAATTTCTGCGCGGGCAGGATGCTGACCTTGGAAGGCCCGAATCCGTCACCCGGCGGCACGTGCAGGCCTATCTGGCTTGGCTGTTCCGTCAGGGCGAGGCCAAAAGCTCCATGGCCAGAAAACTGGCGGCTGTGCGTTCATTCTTTCGTTTTCAACAGCGTAATGGTGTGGTAACAGAAAATGTGGCCGCGCAGGTGCGCAATCCCCGGCAAGAAAAACGTCACCCCCGCGCCCTGAATGTGGACGAAACTTTCGCCTTGCTGGATGCGGAGCATGGGCAGGCCGGGACAGAGAGCGCCGAATCCGCGCGTCTGCTGTGCCGCGACCTTGCTCTTGCGGAACTGCTCTACGGTTCTGGCCTGCGCATTTCAGAGGCGCTTGGCCTCAATATTGATGACGTGCAGCTTTCATCGCGCGTATTGCGCGTAATGGGCAAAGGCTCTCGGGAGCGGCTTGCGCCGCTTTCCGACACGTCGTGCGAGAGCCTCAGGGCATGGCTTGACGAGCGCCCGCTTCTGGCCCTGCCGGAAGAGCAGGCCCTGTTTGTGGGTTCGCGCGGTTCGCGCCTGAACCGCAGGGAGGCCGCGCGCATTGTGGAGCGCCTGTGCCGCCGGGCCGGGCTGGATTTTACAGTGTCACCGCACAGCCTGCGCCATTCGTTTGCCACGCACCTGCTTTCGGCAGGGGCCGACCTGCGCAGCGTGCAGGAGCTGCTGGGGCACCGCAGATTGACCACCACCCAGCGCTACACGCAGGTAAGCCTTGAGCATTTGATGGAAGCCTACGACAAGGCCCATCCCAAGGCGACGAAAAAATAA
- a CDS encoding manganese-dependent inorganic pyrophosphatase, which produces MSALVIGHMNPDTDSIISAIAAADLYSKRGLDVTPAAQGAPTPETEFVLKKFGLTAPQVVADVAGKNLYLVDYSDLAQAPKGMDSACVLGIADHHKLGDVTTSAPLEAWIWPVGCTCTVLKNMFDFYGVEISKGIAGGMLCAILSDTVIFKSPTCTPADKKAVEELAKIAGVSDVMSLGMEMFKVKSAVEGTSMKDLVFRDYKDFDMGGKKVGIGQLEVVDLSILEPVKAGLQAEIARVKGEGRHSVFLLLTDIMKEGSEMLIVSDDPSVVEKAFGVKAEGKSVWLPGVMSRKKQVVPNFEKAFK; this is translated from the coding sequence ATGTCCGCATTAGTTATTGGTCACATGAATCCTGATACCGACAGCATCATTTCTGCCATTGCCGCCGCCGACCTGTACAGCAAGCGCGGTCTGGACGTTACCCCTGCCGCCCAGGGCGCGCCCACTCCTGAAACCGAATTCGTGCTCAAGAAGTTCGGTCTCACCGCTCCCCAGGTTGTTGCCGACGTGGCTGGCAAGAATCTGTATCTGGTGGACTATTCCGATCTGGCTCAGGCCCCCAAGGGAATGGATTCCGCCTGTGTGCTCGGTATCGCTGATCACCACAAGCTTGGTGATGTGACCACCTCCGCGCCCCTGGAAGCCTGGATCTGGCCCGTGGGCTGCACCTGCACCGTGCTGAAGAACATGTTTGACTTCTACGGCGTGGAAATTTCCAAGGGCATCGCTGGCGGCATGCTGTGCGCCATCCTCTCCGATACCGTTATCTTCAAGTCCCCCACCTGCACCCCCGCCGACAAGAAGGCCGTTGAAGAACTGGCCAAGATCGCGGGCGTGAGCGACGTGATGTCTTTGGGCATGGAAATGTTCAAGGTCAAGAGCGCCGTTGAAGGCACCTCCATGAAGGACCTGGTCTTCCGTGACTACAAGGACTTCGACATGGGCGGCAAGAAAGTGGGCATCGGCCAGCTCGAAGTGGTCGATCTTTCCATTCTGGAACCCGTCAAGGCTGGCCTTCAGGCCGAAATCGCCCGCGTGAAGGGCGAAGGCCGTCACAGCGTGTTCCTGCTGCTCACCGACATCATGAAGGAAGGCTCTGAAATGCTGATCGTTTCTGACGATCCTTCCGTGGTGGAAAAGGCTTTTGGCGTGAAGGCCGAAGGCAAATCCGTGTGGCTGCCCGGCGTGATGAGCCGCAAAAAGCAGGTCGTGCCCAACTTTGAAAAGGCTTTCAAATAA
- a CDS encoding biotin/lipoyl-binding protein: MPEPIYLQMPEPRLKKHGRMFLRLLPLWVIGCLVAAGWWWIESGRVTSTWAMLDGMVYAVSSEFPAKVESVAVREGDRVKKGQVLARLDAKAYAGRVGEAGREAAGLRAMAGPPSIEETAARLKQAQDSEQEMVRRIALARHDEDLKQKAREERVAEHVRAQLALRTLDSQGGERAVGSARYAAAKQAEAQTRLAKERAIVEFEQVSLVRAAIDQELARVRAEALRYKQLASSNRYAPKYVAGALGAAMNAVPQNAVDGNLYAPQDGRILRGIAMPGQSVQRGEPVVLLLPEGKEAQKSFWLLAFFTQDDANALKPGQKCAITLKNDTRLEGRVYDRLDPQPLPPNAIADNRDTRETAARPEVYVPVRITISDGEGKQFEPGMLGKCEVMTRVFWN, translated from the coding sequence ATGCCCGAACCAATATATTTGCAAATGCCCGAACCCAGACTGAAAAAGCATGGCCGCATGTTCTTGCGCCTGTTGCCCCTGTGGGTGATAGGCTGTCTGGTCGCCGCCGGGTGGTGGTGGATTGAATCCGGCCGCGTAACAAGCACCTGGGCCATGCTCGATGGCATGGTGTACGCTGTTTCGTCCGAATTTCCCGCAAAGGTCGAATCCGTGGCTGTTCGCGAGGGCGACCGCGTCAAAAAAGGGCAGGTATTGGCCCGGCTGGACGCAAAGGCATACGCTGGCCGTGTGGGCGAAGCCGGGCGCGAGGCAGCCGGTCTGCGCGCTATGGCTGGCCCGCCGAGCATTGAAGAAACCGCAGCCCGGCTCAAGCAGGCGCAGGATTCGGAACAGGAGATGGTGCGCCGCATCGCACTGGCGCGGCATGATGAAGATCTCAAACAGAAAGCGCGTGAAGAGCGCGTGGCAGAGCATGTGCGCGCCCAGCTTGCCCTGCGCACCCTTGATAGCCAGGGCGGTGAACGCGCCGTGGGCAGCGCGCGTTACGCAGCCGCCAAACAGGCGGAAGCTCAGACCCGCCTTGCCAAGGAGCGGGCCATTGTGGAATTTGAACAGGTCAGCCTTGTGCGCGCAGCCATAGATCAGGAACTTGCCCGAGTGCGTGCGGAAGCTCTGCGTTACAAACAGTTGGCCTCAAGCAACCGCTATGCGCCAAAATATGTGGCAGGCGCCTTGGGCGCTGCCATGAATGCCGTGCCGCAAAATGCTGTGGACGGCAATCTCTACGCGCCGCAAGATGGGCGCATTCTGCGCGGCATCGCCATGCCGGGGCAGTCTGTGCAGCGCGGCGAGCCAGTGGTCTTGCTGCTCCCTGAGGGCAAGGAAGCGCAAAAATCCTTCTGGCTGCTGGCCTTTTTTACGCAGGATGACGCCAATGCCCTCAAACCGGGTCAGAAGTGCGCCATAACCCTGAAAAACGACACCAGACTTGAAGGGCGCGTCTATGACAGGCTCGACCCGCAGCCCCTGCCGCCTAATGCCATTGCGGACAATAGGGATACTAGGGAAACTGCTGCCCGCCCGGAAGTTTACGTGCCCGTGCGCATAACCATCAGTGATGGCGAGGGCAAGCAGTTTGAACCCGGTATGCTGGGGAAGTGCGAGGTTATGACAAGGGTTTTCTGGAATTAG
- the queD gene encoding 6-carboxytetrahydropterin synthase QueD codes for MDIYVIMTFDAAHRLPAVPAGHKCGNLHGHTFVVEVYVQGEVSETNGWVVDFGDIKSIAKSYVDQLDHTYLNDIEGLENPTSENIAIWLWGKLDSQIRGLSKIVVKESPTSGAVYTGK; via the coding sequence ATGGATATTTACGTTATTATGACGTTTGACGCGGCGCATCGGCTGCCCGCCGTACCGGCAGGCCACAAGTGCGGCAATCTGCATGGGCATACCTTTGTTGTTGAAGTTTATGTGCAGGGCGAAGTGTCTGAAACCAATGGCTGGGTTGTTGATTTTGGCGACATTAAATCGATTGCGAAGTCGTATGTTGACCAGCTGGATCACACGTATCTGAATGATATTGAAGGGCTTGAAAATCCCACCAGCGAGAATATCGCCATCTGGCTCTGGGGCAAGCTGGATTCCCAGATCAGGGGGCTTTCAAAAATCGTGGTCAAGGAAAGCCCCACCTCTGGCGCCGTGTACACCGGGAAGTAA
- the queE gene encoding 7-carboxy-7-deazaguanine synthase: MSFAVKEIFYTLQGEGFHAGRPAVFCRFSGCNLWSGREEDRKFAKCPFCDTDFLGAEKSGGEFKNAATLAQAICSFFPSYTHPGYRPYVVFTGGEPALQLTEELLHELGRCGVETGIETNGTLALPKGLDWITVSPKAGTKLIVTSGSELKLVWPQEGISVQDFEQLDFKHFFLQPRDYASQSHATEDAVRICQDRPLWKLSLQTHKFIGIA, encoded by the coding sequence GTGAGCTTTGCAGTCAAAGAAATTTTTTATACGTTGCAGGGGGAAGGGTTCCACGCAGGCCGCCCTGCGGTTTTCTGCCGTTTTTCCGGCTGCAACCTTTGGTCAGGGCGGGAAGAAGATCGCAAATTTGCCAAATGCCCATTTTGCGATACAGACTTTCTCGGGGCCGAGAAATCGGGCGGAGAATTCAAAAACGCCGCTACGCTGGCCCAGGCGATCTGCTCTTTTTTCCCCAGCTATACGCATCCGGGCTATCGGCCTTACGTGGTCTTCACAGGTGGGGAGCCTGCCCTGCAACTTACAGAAGAGTTGTTGCACGAGTTGGGCCGCTGCGGTGTGGAAACAGGAATAGAAACCAACGGGACGCTCGCCCTGCCCAAAGGCCTGGACTGGATTACGGTCAGCCCCAAGGCGGGAACAAAGCTGATTGTTACATCCGGGAGCGAGCTAAAGCTCGTCTGGCCTCAAGAGGGCATTTCCGTACAGGATTTTGAGCAACTGGATTTCAAACATTTTTTTCTGCAACCACGCGACTATGCAAGTCAGTCACACGCAACAGAAGATGCTGTCAGAATCTGTCAGGATCGCCCGCTGTGGAAGCTCAGCCTTCAGACGCACAAGTTTATCGGCATTGCTTAG
- a CDS encoding YcaO-like family protein: MNEQLPIITLAPCPKGYTRDLDKTMSPAQTIARVRERLDSSRLDILSKTHRVDVGRLGIPVFLSVCGADARRIMPTRKQMGKGSSAEQAEASALMELMERFAFFSFWEERPHMVSVTWSEAEARFGSDLLSIEAMLRSVDDTLSPQDARRVLDLTRWQFYPATRLLDGKTVWLPLDWFKLLGEFNGTSAGNSREESLLQGLSELIERHVCCHVDRNLPTTPTIDPASCAFDPVLAELLAAFEREGIRIVLKDFSQGMPLPTVAAVAWDPKTFPESSEIVYTAGTAASPAKAAIRAVTEVAQLAGDFCTRACYEASGLSKYTALEQINWLIEGPTVSLASLPTVENADIREELLTALRGLAPLELYAVETTHPRLGIPTHYSIVPGLHFRERDRNQSLGLFVGRKLVEEADAATVLHGLKVLESCYPGAHFLPFFEGMLALRAEDFNTARSAFAAAVPLQPDADSQALASFYLGYTDTLECRWQEALPALAAAARLCPDMKEYGNLLGVAHFKTGDYAKAAEAFKAVLRVDKGSAMDLANLGLCEKFMGNAEPAREYLSAALELDASLDFARNHLAELEGQAN, from the coding sequence ATGAACGAGCAGTTGCCCATTATAACCCTGGCCCCCTGCCCCAAGGGCTACACGCGCGATCTGGACAAAACCATGAGCCCCGCGCAGACCATTGCCCGCGTTCGCGAGCGGCTGGATTCCTCCCGCCTCGACATTTTGTCAAAAACGCACCGCGTGGACGTGGGCAGGCTTGGCATACCTGTGTTCCTGAGCGTGTGCGGGGCCGATGCCCGGCGCATCATGCCCACCCGCAAACAGATGGGCAAAGGCTCCTCCGCCGAACAGGCCGAAGCTTCGGCCCTTATGGAACTGATGGAGCGTTTTGCCTTTTTCAGTTTTTGGGAAGAACGCCCCCACATGGTCAGCGTCACATGGAGCGAGGCCGAGGCCCGCTTTGGCAGCGACCTGCTATCCATTGAGGCCATGCTGCGCTCGGTGGACGACACCCTTTCGCCGCAGGATGCCCGCCGTGTGCTTGACCTCACGCGCTGGCAGTTCTACCCCGCCACCCGCCTGCTGGACGGCAAAACCGTATGGCTGCCGCTGGATTGGTTCAAGCTGCTTGGCGAATTTAACGGCACTTCGGCTGGCAACAGTCGTGAAGAATCGCTGCTGCAAGGCCTGAGCGAACTGATCGAGCGCCATGTGTGCTGCCACGTTGACCGCAACCTACCCACCACGCCCACCATCGACCCGGCATCCTGCGCCTTTGACCCGGTGCTGGCCGAACTGCTGGCGGCCTTTGAGCGCGAGGGCATACGCATTGTGCTGAAAGATTTTTCGCAGGGCATGCCCCTGCCCACGGTTGCCGCCGTTGCCTGGGATCCCAAAACCTTTCCTGAGAGTTCTGAAATCGTCTACACCGCCGGCACAGCGGCTTCCCCTGCCAAGGCGGCCATCCGCGCGGTTACTGAAGTTGCCCAGCTTGCAGGCGATTTCTGCACACGCGCCTGCTACGAGGCCTCAGGCCTTTCCAAGTACACGGCCCTTGAGCAGATCAACTGGCTTATCGAAGGCCCAACCGTCTCCCTTGCCAGCCTGCCCACCGTGGAAAACGCCGATATCCGCGAAGAACTGCTCACTGCCCTGCGCGGCCTTGCCCCGCTGGAGCTTTACGCGGTAGAAACTACGCATCCGCGCCTTGGCATCCCCACCCACTACAGCATTGTGCCGGGCCTGCATTTTCGCGAGCGCGACCGCAACCAGAGCCTTGGCCTCTTTGTGGGCCGCAAACTCGTGGAGGAAGCCGATGCGGCGACAGTGCTGCACGGGTTGAAGGTGCTGGAATCGTGCTATCCCGGCGCGCATTTTCTGCCTTTTTTTGAAGGCATGCTGGCCCTGCGCGCGGAAGACTTCAACACTGCCCGCAGCGCCTTTGCCGCAGCCGTTCCCCTGCAACCGGATGCGGATTCCCAGGCTCTGGCCTCCTTTTACCTTGGCTATACAGATACCCTTGAATGCCGCTGGCAGGAGGCCCTGCCCGCGCTGGCAGCCGCTGCCAGGCTCTGCCCGGACATGAAGGAATACGGCAATCTGCTTGGCGTGGCCCACTTCAAGACTGGCGACTATGCCAAGGCGGCTGAGGCCTTTAAGGCTGTGCTGCGGGTGGACAAAGGCTCTGCAATGGACCTCGCCAACCTCGGCCTGTGCGAAAAATTCATGGGCAATGCCGAGCCGGCCCGCGAATATCTGAGCGCCGCGCTGGAGCTTGATGCCAGCCTGGATTTTGCCCGCAATCATCTCGCAGAGCTGGAAGGACAGGCGAACTGA
- a CDS encoding methyltransferase domain-containing protein — protein sequence MSDSQCSPLSPEETSPSLSPAHAAELETLLERIRTDFDVEFEPLHVDENPLQVLSIQNMSAHLDKLLQRKAIHDPLKDLPLWAKLWPGSFVLGRLLRKYEPQGKSLLELGAGCGALSLVAARYGFARVVLSDVVEQALRFARANVLRNGLGDQIEVTHVDVTAPGRDPRFASGFDIIAASEILYLDDLHRPLVKFVDRHLAPGGKAFFCTDVARAKPHFGKIAAKTFKITEGRIGVKSHDENGEEQRRLYSILILERP from the coding sequence ATGTCTGACTCCCAGTGCTCGCCTCTGTCACCCGAGGAAACATCGCCCAGTCTTTCCCCGGCCCATGCCGCCGAACTTGAGACCCTGCTGGAACGCATTCGCACCGATTTTGATGTGGAATTCGAGCCGCTTCATGTGGACGAAAATCCCCTTCAGGTGCTCTCCATACAGAACATGAGCGCCCATCTGGACAAGCTGCTGCAACGCAAGGCCATCCATGATCCGCTCAAGGATCTGCCCCTGTGGGCAAAGCTGTGGCCCGGTTCCTTTGTGCTGGGCCGCCTGCTGCGCAAGTATGAACCGCAGGGCAAAAGCCTGCTGGAGCTTGGCGCTGGCTGCGGCGCGTTGAGCCTTGTGGCCGCCCGCTACGGATTTGCGCGCGTGGTGCTGAGCGATGTGGTGGAGCAGGCCCTGCGCTTTGCCAGGGCCAACGTGCTGCGCAACGGCCTGGGCGACCAGATTGAAGTCACCCATGTGGACGTGACCGCGCCGGGGCGCGACCCGCGCTTTGCCAGCGGTTTTGACATTATCGCCGCCTCGGAAATTCTCTATCTGGACGACCTGCACAGACCTCTGGTCAAGTTTGTGGATCGCCACCTCGCACCCGGCGGCAAGGCCTTTTTCTGCACTGATGTAGCCCGCGCCAAACCCCATTTTGGCAAAATTGCGGCCAAGACCTTCAAGATAACAGAAGGCCGCATCGGCGTTAAATCCCACGATGAAAACGGCGAAGAACAGCGCCGTCTGTACAGCATTCTGATTCTGGAGCGGCCATGA